In Denticeps clupeoides chromosome 1, fDenClu1.1, whole genome shotgun sequence, a single window of DNA contains:
- the cfap157 gene encoding cilia- and flagella-associated protein 157, which produces MPPKKSRDKTPKKVVPAEKPTPDQVLAEDTRVFYLAQIKDLEERLEKYQCRCDELEVRQKDFATQYSNLEKEKKDIFQYLKRSLARKEDELTDLSEKLASLQEAKESERETFEMQMSHLRLEFQEIKDKLTSENMSLAGKLSSLEEFRIQKEDLMAHLESLKKQLECQKQEHLAAIYNLEKKAVLDKDRLKKEMHQHVAAVAEEFRRVSDEKMPETTMRAIHENASLTAQLRQLSERSEEILKENVELRDRANQLKCEVKVIQPLLNEMTRKSLTNQKVVQQLTQKCQDLIRELEEFKQTRQDHQRLLDEYSNLQSDMELLRQKCASTQEDFEKTKAETERLNTELMAERTLKAQLETVLQEAAQVFKDILKDKPSEEVSEETALAHRSQMMQKILAMMDCSAALGKGQALTELIKGSEHTRERWSLLSSGIKTTKQVSQFRTGDLGLVPRDSQSYRILNLPPQIKTKSPFMK; this is translated from the exons GAGAAACCCACACCTGATCAAGTCTTGGCGGAGGACACCAGAGTCTTCTACCTCGCTCAGATCAAAGACTTGGAGGAAAGATTGGAAAA ATACCAGTGTAGATGTGATGAGTTGGAGGTGCGACAGAAAGACTTCGCCACTCAATACAGCAacctggagaaagaaaaaaaagacatattccAGTATTTGAAACGCTCTTTGGCCCGCAAAGAGGATGAACTTACCGATCTCTCTGAAAAACTTGCAAGTCTCCAAGAAGCCAAAGAGTCAGAGAGGGAAACCTTCGAGATGCAGATGAGTCACCTACGCCTGGAGTTTCAGGAGATCAAGGACAAACTTACTTCAGAGAACATGTCACTTG CAGGGAAGCTGTCCTCCCTTGAGGAGTTTCGAATACAGAAGGAGGACCTGATGGCTCATCTGGAATCCTTAAAGAAGCAACTTGAGTGTCAAAAGCAAGAGCACTTGGCTGCCATTTACAACCTGGAGAAAAAAGCTGTGCTGGACAAAGACAG GCTAAAGAAAGAGATGCATCAGCATGTGGCGGCTGTGGCAGAAGAATTTCGACGTGTGTCAGACGAGAAGATGCCAGAGACGACCATGAGGGCCATCCATGAAAATGCCTCATTGACTGCTCAGCTCCGACAGCTCTCTGAAAGGAGTGAGGAGATTCTGAAAGAGAACGTTGAACTGAGGGACAGGGCAAATCAGCTGAAGTGTGAAGTCAAAGTAATTCAACCACTGCTCAATGAAATGACCAGGAAGAGCCTTACCAATCAGAAG GTGGTGCAGCAGCTGACGCAGAAGTGCCAAGACCTGATCAGAGAGCTGGAGGAGTTCAAGCAAACTAGACAAGATCACCAGAGGCTCTTGGATGAATACTCCAACTTACAGAGTGACATGGAGCTCCTCAG GCAGAAATGTGCATCCACTCAAGAGGACTTTGAGAAAACTAAGGCTGAGACAGAAAGGCTGAATACAGAGCTGATGGCAGAGAGAACTCTGAAAGCCCAGCTGGAGACTGTGCTACAGGAAGCTGCTCAGGTGTTCAAGGACATCTTGAAG GACAAGCCCAGCGAAGAGGTCTCAGAAGAAACGGCTCTGGCTCATCGCAGTCAGATGATGCAGAAGATACTGGCCATGATGGACTGTTCAGCAGCTCTAGGGAAAGGCCAGGCTCTAACAGAGTTAATCAAGGGATCTGAACACACAAGAGAACG ATGGAGTCTTCTGTCTTCAGGCATCAAGACCACAAAACAAGTGTCCCAGTTCAGGACTGGAGATCTTGGATTGGTCCCACGGGACTCACAAAGTTATAGGATTTTGAACTTGCCACCTCAAATAAAGACAAAGTCCCCCTTtatgaaataa
- the pomt1 gene encoding protein O-mannosyl-transferase 1 isoform X1, protein MLASLTPPITLKLELDVLLLGVTFLGLLTRLGGIQFPKAAVFDEVYYGQLVSLYVKQIFFIDESGPPLGHMVLALGAYLGGFDGNFAWNRIGAEYPSNVPVWNLRVIPALAGALCVPLGYLLVVELGYSHHTAFVASLLLLMENSLIVQSRFMLLESVLIFFLLLAMVSYLRFYKAPQCSSAGWAWLVLSGFACGSAVGVKYMGLFTYLLLLGLASVHMWQLIGDRNLSTGVVLVQGAGRLLALVLIPVLLYLGFFYVHLTLLYRSGPHDQMMSSAFQASLEGGLARITQGQPLEVAYGSQVTLRSLSSKPVPCWLHSHKANYPIRYENGRGSSHQQQVTCYPFKDVNNWWIIKDPGRQNLGVSSPPRPVRHGDIVQLLHGMTSRFLNTHDVAAPISPHSQEVSGYIDFNVSMPLQNLWKVDIANRESERDIWKTILSEVRLVHVNTSAVLKLSGASLPDWGFRQLEVVGEKIYKGYQQSALWNVEEHRYGRTEEQKEREVELQSPTQTDVSRNLSFMARFMELQWKMLTVKSEDSEHKYSSSPLEWITMDTNIAYWLHPSNNAQIHLIGNLVTWVLANIALAGYGLLTLIYLLRRRRKIEDIPEASWDQVVQAGIVCAGGWAVNYLPFFMMEKTLFLYHYLPALTFQILIIPILLEHLYIHVLRNQFQRQVFGGVVLAVLCLVFLVYHIFSPITYGYPELSSDQLSGLRWRESWDILLRKR, encoded by the exons ATGCTGGCGTCTCTCACGCCGCCCATTACTTTGAAGTTGGAGCTCGATGTGCTGTTGCTTGGTGTCACTTTTCTGGGGCTCCTGACGAGACTGGGTGGGATTCAGTTCCCGAAAGCTGCCGT ATTTGATGAAGTCTACTATGGACAACTGGTATCTCTGTATGTGAAGCAGATCTTCTTCATCGATGAGAGTGGCCCtcctcttggacacatggtccTTGCATTGGGAG CATATCTGGGGGGCTTTGATGGCAACTTCGCCTGGAACAGAATAGGAGCAG AGTACCCGAGCAACGTCCCTGTGTGGAACCTCAGAGTAATCCCAGCCCTAGCAGGCGCTCTGTGTGTTCCGCTTGGCTATTtgttggtggtggagttagGGTACTCGCATCACACAGCTTTCGTGGCATCACTGCTGCTCCTCATGG AGAATTCACTGATTGTTCAGTCTCGCTTCATGCTGCTGGAGTCAGTCCTCATCTTTTTTCTGCTGCTTGCCATGGTGTCATACCTCCGTTTTTACAAAGCTCCCCAATG TTCCTCGGCCGGGTGGGCTTGGCTGGTTCTCTCTGGGTTTGCATGTGGTAGCGCTGTAGG AGTGAAGTACATGGGTCTGTTCACCTACCTCTTGCTTCTGGGTTTGGCGTCTGTGCACATGTGGCAGCTCATTGGTGATAGAAATCTAAGCACT GGTGTGGTCCTGGTGCAGGGTGCGGGCCGCCTCCTGGCCCTTGTGCTGATCCCGGTGCTCCTTTACTTGGGCTTCTTCTATGTTCACCTGACCCTGCTGTATCGCAGTGGGCCACATGACCAAATGATGAGTAGTGCTTTCCAGGCCAGCCTGGAG GGTGGACTTGCAAGAATCACACAGGGGCAGCCTCTGGAGGTTGCATACGGCTCCCAGGTGACTTTGCGCAGCCTATCCAGCAAGCCAGTTCCATGTTGGCTGCATTCCCACAAAGCCAACTACCCCATCAG GTACGAAAATGGCCGAGGTAGCTCTCATCAACAGCAAGTTACTTGTTATCCTTTCAAAGATGTGAACAATTGGTGGATCATCAAAGATCCAGGCAG GCAGAATCTCGGGGTGAGCAGCCCACCCCGTCCTGTCCGTCACGGAGACATTGTGCAGCTGCTCCACGGAATGACGTCCCGCTTCCTTAACAC ACATGATGTCGCTGCTCCCATAAGTCCTCACTCTCAGGAAGTGTCTGGTTATATTGACTTCAACGTGTCCATGCCATTGCAGAACCTGTGGAAAGTG GACATAGCCAACAGAGAATCAGAGAGAGATATTTGGAAGACAATTCTTTCAGAGGTTCGCTTGGTCCATGTCAATACTTCAGCAGTTCTAAAG CTTAGTGGtgcctcactgccagactgggGCTTTAGACAGCTGGAGGTGGTGGGCGAGAAGATCTACAAGGGCTACCAGCAGAGTGCGCTTTGGAACGTGGAAGAGCATAGATATGGAAGGA CTGAGGAGCAGAAAGAGCGAGAAGTGGAGCTCCAGTCCCCCACCCAAACTGACGTCAGTCGCAACCTGAGCTTCATGGCCAGATTCATGGAACTGCAG TGGAAGATGTTGACAGTGAAAAGCGAAGATTCAGAGCACAAGTACAGCTCATCACCTTTAGAATGGATCACTATGGATACCAATATTGCATACTGGCTTCATCCCTCAAATaac GCCCAGATCCACCTAATTGGGAATTTGGTAACCTGGGTGTTAGCAAATATTGCATTGGCTGGCTATGGCCTTCTCACTTTGATATACCTCTTGAGAAGACGTCGAAAAATAGAAGACATACCTGAAG CCAGCTGGGACCAGGTGGTTCAGGCTGGGATAGTGTGCGCCGGAGGCTGGGCTGTCAATTACTTGCCTTTCTTCATGATGGAGAAAACGCTGTTCCTCTACCACTACCTGCCAGCTCTCACCTTCCAGATCCTGATCATACCCATTCTGTTGGAGCATCTCTATATTCATGTACTGAG GAATCAATTTCAGCGTCAAGTGTTTGGAGGTGTTGTGCTTGCCGTTCTATGCTTAGTGTTCCTGGTCTATCACATCTTCAGTCCCATCACCTACGGCTACCCAGAGCTCAGCTCAGATCAACTCTCAGGCCTTCGGTGGAGAGAGAGCTGGGACATCCTACTGCGGAAACGCTGA
- the pomt1 gene encoding protein O-mannosyl-transferase 1 isoform X2 has product MLASLTPPITLKLELDVLLLGVTFLGLLTRLGGIQFPKAAVFDEVYYGQLVSLYVKQIFFIDESGPPLGHMVLALGAYLGGFDGNFAWNRIGAEYPSNVPVWNLRVIPALAGALCVPLGYLLVVELGYSHHTAFVASLLLLMENSLIVQSRFMLLESVLIFFLLLAMVSYLRFYKAPQCSSAGWAWLVLSGFACGSAVGVKYMGLFTYLLLLGLASVHMWQLIGDRNLSTLVSYSHLLLISCSLLVQGVVLVQGAGRLLALVLIPVLLYLGFFYVHLTLLYRSGPHDQMMSSAFQASLEGGLARITQGQPLEVAYGSQVTLRSLSSKPVPCWLHSHKANYPIRYENGRGSSHQQQVTCYPFKDVNNWWIIKDPGRQNLGVSSPPRPVRHGDIVQLLHGMTSRFLNTHDVAAPISPHSQEVSGYIDFNVSMPLQNLWKVDIANRESERDIWKTILSEVRLVHVNTSAVLKLSGASLPDWGFRQLEVVGEKIYKGYQQSALWNVEEHRYGRTEEQKEREVELQSPTQTDVSRNLSFMARFMELQWKMLTVKSEDSEHKYSSSPLEWITMDTNIAYWLHPSNNAQIHLIGNLVTWVLANIALAGYGLLTLIYLLRRRRKIEDIPEASWDQVVQAGIVCAGGWAVNYLPFFMMEKTLFLYHYLPALTFQILIIPILLEHLYIHVLRNQFQRQVFGGVVLAVLCLVFLVYHIFSPITYGYPELSSDQLSGLRWRESWDILLRKR; this is encoded by the exons ATGCTGGCGTCTCTCACGCCGCCCATTACTTTGAAGTTGGAGCTCGATGTGCTGTTGCTTGGTGTCACTTTTCTGGGGCTCCTGACGAGACTGGGTGGGATTCAGTTCCCGAAAGCTGCCGT ATTTGATGAAGTCTACTATGGACAACTGGTATCTCTGTATGTGAAGCAGATCTTCTTCATCGATGAGAGTGGCCCtcctcttggacacatggtccTTGCATTGGGAG CATATCTGGGGGGCTTTGATGGCAACTTCGCCTGGAACAGAATAGGAGCAG AGTACCCGAGCAACGTCCCTGTGTGGAACCTCAGAGTAATCCCAGCCCTAGCAGGCGCTCTGTGTGTTCCGCTTGGCTATTtgttggtggtggagttagGGTACTCGCATCACACAGCTTTCGTGGCATCACTGCTGCTCCTCATGG AGAATTCACTGATTGTTCAGTCTCGCTTCATGCTGCTGGAGTCAGTCCTCATCTTTTTTCTGCTGCTTGCCATGGTGTCATACCTCCGTTTTTACAAAGCTCCCCAATG TTCCTCGGCCGGGTGGGCTTGGCTGGTTCTCTCTGGGTTTGCATGTGGTAGCGCTGTAGG AGTGAAGTACATGGGTCTGTTCACCTACCTCTTGCTTCTGGGTTTGGCGTCTGTGCACATGTGGCAGCTCATTGGTGATAGAAATCTAAGCACT CTTGTTTCGTATTCCCATCTTCTCCTCATATCCTGTTCTCTGCTCGTTCAGGGTGTGGTCCTGGTGCAGGGTGCGGGCCGCCTCCTGGCCCTTGTGCTGATCCCGGTGCTCCTTTACTTGGGCTTCTTCTATGTTCACCTGACCCTGCTGTATCGCAGTGGGCCACATGACCAAATGATGAGTAGTGCTTTCCAGGCCAGCCTGGAG GGTGGACTTGCAAGAATCACACAGGGGCAGCCTCTGGAGGTTGCATACGGCTCCCAGGTGACTTTGCGCAGCCTATCCAGCAAGCCAGTTCCATGTTGGCTGCATTCCCACAAAGCCAACTACCCCATCAG GTACGAAAATGGCCGAGGTAGCTCTCATCAACAGCAAGTTACTTGTTATCCTTTCAAAGATGTGAACAATTGGTGGATCATCAAAGATCCAGGCAG GCAGAATCTCGGGGTGAGCAGCCCACCCCGTCCTGTCCGTCACGGAGACATTGTGCAGCTGCTCCACGGAATGACGTCCCGCTTCCTTAACAC ACATGATGTCGCTGCTCCCATAAGTCCTCACTCTCAGGAAGTGTCTGGTTATATTGACTTCAACGTGTCCATGCCATTGCAGAACCTGTGGAAAGTG GACATAGCCAACAGAGAATCAGAGAGAGATATTTGGAAGACAATTCTTTCAGAGGTTCGCTTGGTCCATGTCAATACTTCAGCAGTTCTAAAG CTTAGTGGtgcctcactgccagactgggGCTTTAGACAGCTGGAGGTGGTGGGCGAGAAGATCTACAAGGGCTACCAGCAGAGTGCGCTTTGGAACGTGGAAGAGCATAGATATGGAAGGA CTGAGGAGCAGAAAGAGCGAGAAGTGGAGCTCCAGTCCCCCACCCAAACTGACGTCAGTCGCAACCTGAGCTTCATGGCCAGATTCATGGAACTGCAG TGGAAGATGTTGACAGTGAAAAGCGAAGATTCAGAGCACAAGTACAGCTCATCACCTTTAGAATGGATCACTATGGATACCAATATTGCATACTGGCTTCATCCCTCAAATaac GCCCAGATCCACCTAATTGGGAATTTGGTAACCTGGGTGTTAGCAAATATTGCATTGGCTGGCTATGGCCTTCTCACTTTGATATACCTCTTGAGAAGACGTCGAAAAATAGAAGACATACCTGAAG CCAGCTGGGACCAGGTGGTTCAGGCTGGGATAGTGTGCGCCGGAGGCTGGGCTGTCAATTACTTGCCTTTCTTCATGATGGAGAAAACGCTGTTCCTCTACCACTACCTGCCAGCTCTCACCTTCCAGATCCTGATCATACCCATTCTGTTGGAGCATCTCTATATTCATGTACTGAG GAATCAATTTCAGCGTCAAGTGTTTGGAGGTGTTGTGCTTGCCGTTCTATGCTTAGTGTTCCTGGTCTATCACATCTTCAGTCCCATCACCTACGGCTACCCAGAGCTCAGCTCAGATCAACTCTCAGGCCTTCGGTGGAGAGAGAGCTGGGACATCCTACTGCGGAAACGCTGA